The nucleotide sequence ATTACAAGACCGCCTAGTCGAAAACCTGAAAGCGGACGTATATTTTGAAGGAGAAGAAATTCAATTGAAATTACAACGGGCCATTGCAACACTGCCCGAAAAACAAAAACTAGTGTTCAATATGAAATACTTTCAAGAACTGAAATACGAAGAGATCTCAGAGATACTTGAAACATCGGTCGGGGGACTAAAAGCTTCTTACCACCTGGCCACCAAGAAGATAGAAGCTTACCTAAAAGAACAAAAAGAATATCTTTAGAAGCATAGCATATGAAGCCATTCGATAAAAAAAATCCGTTTAAGACCCCAGAAGGTTATTTTGAAAAGTTCGATGAAAGACTTTTTGAAAAGCTTTCCGAAAAGCGCTCGGCCATACCCGAAACGGAAGGCTTTAAGCTTCCTGAAGGCTACTTTGATACTTTGGGCGATAAGCTTCAACAAAAATTAAACGAAGAAGGATCGAGTAAGGTCATCCCCTTAAAATCCTACAAAAAATACTATTACGCCATAGCGGCCGCGGCCGCAGTTTTGGTCGTAGCATTGGTACTGAACCTGAACAAAACAAACGAGGTAGGTTTTGACGACCTGGCCCAAGCAGATATTGAATACTATTTCGACCAAAATGAACTAGACCTTAGCAGCTATGAAATAGCAGAGGTCGTACCCATAAGCGAACTTGAAATCACCGATATGTTCGAGAGTAGTTTCAGCGAAGATTACGTGATAGACTACCTTGATGAAAACACAGATTATATTGATGAATTAAATCTTGTATACGATGAATAGATTAAAATACATAATAATCGTACTCCTCCTATTTGTATCTGCGCAATTTTACGCCCAGAAACCACATGATTACGACAAAATCAAATCGTTAAAAATAGCCTTCCTGACCGAACGATTGAATTTGAGCAGCAAGGAAGCACAAGCCTTTTGGCCCATTTATAACGAGTACGAGAACAATCGTGGAAAACTCAGGGAGAAAGAGCACACCCAGGTCTACCCAAAAGTAAAAGAACCGGAAAAACTTTCGGAGAAAGAGGCGAGTGCTGTTGTTGAACTGTTTCTTGAATTCGAACAAAAAGAGGAAGACATTAGAAAGGACTTCATCAAAAAAGCGGCAGGGGTCATTACGGCCAAAAAAACCCTTTTACTCTTGCGTTCCGAAGAAGAGTTTAAAAGACAGCTGATCAGAAAGTACCACCAAAAGCGTGGTGAAAGCAACAAAAACAGGCCCTAAATTTCCTAAAACCTATTTAAAAACGAGTTTGGCGATTCTGTGCTTACCTGCAGCGTAGGCCGTGTTGGAATCGAAAAAACGGAGGGTATAAAAGGGTTCGTCCGATAACGACTTCCAAGTTAGCCCCCTATCGTTCGAGTAGGATATTCCGGTAAAACCGATAGCCACAAGGCCATTGCCTTCTGAGCCGGGCACAAATTGTACACAACTTTTATATTGTGGATTTTGACCGTCGGCAATCAACTGCCAGGTTTTACCACCGTCTTCGGTAATGGCCTTGTTCGCTTTGTTGATTTCCGGCCGGGTGAAATCGCCCCCAATGGCCATCCCTAGCTTTTCATTGTAAAAATCAACGGAAAAAATACCTTGGGTTGGGGCTTCGCTACTAATCGGGGTCTTTTGTATTTGCCATGTCTTGCCCTTATCAGCCGAAAAATAAATGCGGCTTTTGGTGGTGGCTACCCACGCCTTATCCCCCAAAACCTTAATATTCGTATTGCTGGCCGCAAAGGCCCCTTCACCTTCCACTCCTTCCGGTAATTCCGAACAGGGTATTTTTTCCCATGTATTTCCCCCGTCCCTTGTGATCAGAATGCTCAGACATCCGTTCATACTATCCCCTATGGCAATTCCCTCCTTATCGTTCCAAAAACTCATGGCGTCGTAAAACACGTTTTCGTCCTCTTCTTTGTATACCAATTGCATACGCCCCTTATCGCCCGTTTTGTACAGCAAGGCCGGATTCGCTATCGAAAGCATAAAAAAATCGGAGGAAGTATGCGCAATAGAGCGAAACTCGGGTAGGCTATCTCGATATTCCTGAACGCTTTCCATCACCTTGCCCGTAGCCAAATCTATACTACCGAAGACGCCGTTATTCCCCGCATAGCCCAAGCTATTGCCCATAAGCTCTATGGCTCGGATACTTACGGAATCTTCATATACCGTTTGAACGGCCACCGATGTAAATGATGGGGCCTTCCGTTTTTCGGAACACGAAACCAAGAGAACAACAAGTAAAAAAGGAAATAGAGTGCGCATACGTACAAAGTTTCTCAAAAATACAGGTAATCCAATGGCAAAACAATACCTTTGCAGCCTTAATTTTTTGTAATGAAGCTACATAGAAACTTGGTTTTCGCAGTAATCGATGCCTTGAACTTGATTTTTAACGAAGGGGAGTATGCCGATAAGGTGGTACAGAAAGTACTAAAGTTCGATAAACGTTGGGGTGCCCGAGATCGCGGCTTTATTGCCGAGACCACTTATGAAATGGTCCGCTACAAACGTTTGTATACCGAAATTGCCGAGGTAAAGGCTCCCTTCAGTAGACCCGACCTTTTTAGAATGTGGGCCGTATGGGCCGTTTTAAAAGGAATAAAACTTCCAGATTGGAAGCAACTTGAACCTACACCGGAACGTCGTATCAAAGGGCGTTTTGACGAACTTTCGAAAATAAGGAAATACCGCGAGTCACTACCCGACTGGATCGATGAGATCTGTCTTAAGGCTTTAGGGGAAAAGCTATGGAACGAAGAAAGTGCCGCACTCAACCAACAGGCCGAAGTAATTTTAAGGACCAATACCTTAAAGACCAAAAAGGAAACCCTTCGCAAGGCCTTATTGGATGAAGGTATCGTTGCCGAACCTATCAAAGGATACGCCGATGCCCTCCGATTACCCGAACGCGCCAATGTTTTCGTTACCGAGTCTTTCAAAAAAGGATATTTTGAGGTACAAGATGCCTCTTCACAGTTGGTGGCCGCATATTTAGATGTAAAGCCAGGACAACGTGTGGTCGATACCTGCGCCGGTGCCGGTGGAAAATCACTTCACTTGGCGGCCCTTATGGAAAACAAGGGACAACTTATCGCTATGGATATCTATGGCAGTAAGCTTAAGGAACTGAAACGACGTGCCAGAAGAAACAATGCCCATAACATCGAAACCCGCGAAATCGATTCTACCAAGGTCTATAAAAAATTATACGGCAGTGCCGATCGCGTTTTGATAGATGCCCCATGTACGGGTCTTGGCGTGCTTCGCAGAAATCCGGATAGCAAATGGAAAATGCAGCCCGAGTTTCTTGAGAAGATTACGAAAACGCAGCACGAGATCATTCGCAACTATAGCAAAATCGTTAAACCGGGCGGAAAAATGGTGTATGCCACCTGCTCTATCCTTCCTCAAGAAAACAACGACCAGGTACAATCTTTTCTAGCTTCAGAGGAAGGAAAAGACTTCAGTTTGGTCAAGGAGAAAAAGATATATGCCTCCAAAAGTGGGTTTGACGGTTTCTATATGGCATTGCTAGAAAAGAAGTAATCAACAATTCCCGGAAATACTGTTAACTTTTCTTGTGTGATCATTGCGCGAAAAGCTGTAAATTTGCCTTTTCTCAAAACCTATCAATTCACAAGCTCAATGATTCACTTCTTCGGGGATGCAGCCACTAAAGTCTTTGCCGTTCAAACGGTAAACGAACTTTCGCAGGAAAACACAAATAAATTGACATGGTTGTTCGGCAACCTACCTAAAATAAACACGGCGTCTATCGACGCCTTTTTTGTTGGCCCTAGGGCGGCCATGATTACGCCCTGGAGCACCAATGCTACCGAAATCACCCAAAACATGGGTATCGAGGGCATTATAAGGATAGAAGAGTTCAAAGCGGTAAGCGAAGATTTTACCGATTTCGACCCAATGCTTTCGGAAAAATATAAAGGACTCTCACAAAGTATCTTTCAAATCGATGTGGTTCCCGAAGCGATTCTAGAGATAGATAATATTGCCGAGTACAACCAAAAGGAAGGCTTGGCCCTTAGTGATGAAGAAGTGGTCTACCTCGAGACCCTATCGAAAAAAATCGGTAGAAAATTGACCGATTCCGAGGTTTTCGGCTTCAGTCAGGTAAATTCAGAACACTGTAGACACAAAATATTTAACGGAAGCTTCGTTATCGACGGTGAGGAAAAACCCGTTTCGCTCTTTAAGCTGATCAAAAAAACATCACAAGAGCATCCGAACGATATCGTTTCGGCCTATAAAGACAACGTGGCTTTTGTAAAAGGGCCCAAAGTGACCCAATTTGCCCCTAAAAGTGCCGATAAACCCGATTTTTACCAAGAAAAGGAGTTCGATTCGGTAATTTCCCTAAAAGCGGAAACGCACAACTTCCCGACTACCGTAGAGCCCTTTAACGGGGCCGCCACAGGTTCCGGAGGTGAAATTCGAGACCGCTTGGCCGGTGGTAAAGGTTCATTGCCCTTGGCCGGTACGGCCGTCTACATGACCGCCTATTCGCGTTTGGAAAAAGACCGCCCATGGGAAAAAGCGTTTCCGGAAAGGGAATGGCTCTACCAAACCCCAATGGATATCCTTATCAAGGCCTCCAACGGTGCTTCCGATTTCGGAAATAAGTTCGGCCAACCCCTTATTACGGGTTCGGTATTGACTTTTGAACATGACGAATCGAAAGACAGTAATGAAAAGAATACAAGAAAACTAGGCTTCGACAAAGTCATCATGCAAGCCGGCGGTATTGGTTACGGAAAAGCGGAACAAGCTTTAAAAGATACCCCGAGGGAGGGGGACAAGATCGTCATCTTAGGAGGCGACAACTACCGTATCGGTATGGGCGGTGCAGCCGTTTCGAGTGCCGATACCGGTGCATTTAGCTCCGCTATCGAGTTGAACGCCATACAACGCTCCAATCCCGAAATGCAAAAAAGGGCCTCAAACGCCATCAGGGGAATGGTAGAGAACGACGTTAACCCGATTGTTTCCATTCATGACCACGGTGCGGGCGGACACCTCAACTGCCTTTCCGAATTAATAGAAGATACGGGCGGAAAAATCGATTTAGACAAACTTCCCGTAGGAGACCCTACCCTATCGGCCAAGGAGATCATCGGTAACGAATCCCAAGAACGTATGGGCTTGGTCATCGGTCAAAAGGATGTCGATTTATTACATCGTATCGCCGAACGCGAGCGCTCACCAATGTACGAGGTTGGCGATGTAACCGGCGACCATAAATTTACTTTCGAATCGGCTACCACAGGTGAAAAACCTATGGATATGAATTTAGAGGATATGTTCGGAAGTTCCCCAAAGACCGTATTGACCGACACTACCGTTCAAAGAAACTATACCAATCCCGAGTACTCTTTAGAGTTCTTCCACGATTATTTGGAACAACTATTACAACTGGAAGCCGTTGCCTGTAAAGACTGGCTAACGAACAAAGTTGACCGTTGTGTTGGCGGACGTGTTGCCAAGCAACAATGTGCCGGCCCCTTGCAACTGCCTTTGAACAATTGCGGTGTTATGGCCCTCGACTTCAAAGGAAAAGAGGGAATTGCCACCAGTATCGGCCACTCCCCTATTTCC is from Zobellia galactanivorans and encodes:
- the purL gene encoding phosphoribosylformylglycinamidine synthase, which encodes MIHFFGDAATKVFAVQTVNELSQENTNKLTWLFGNLPKINTASIDAFFVGPRAAMITPWSTNATEITQNMGIEGIIRIEEFKAVSEDFTDFDPMLSEKYKGLSQSIFQIDVVPEAILEIDNIAEYNQKEGLALSDEEVVYLETLSKKIGRKLTDSEVFGFSQVNSEHCRHKIFNGSFVIDGEEKPVSLFKLIKKTSQEHPNDIVSAYKDNVAFVKGPKVTQFAPKSADKPDFYQEKEFDSVISLKAETHNFPTTVEPFNGAATGSGGEIRDRLAGGKGSLPLAGTAVYMTAYSRLEKDRPWEKAFPEREWLYQTPMDILIKASNGASDFGNKFGQPLITGSVLTFEHDESKDSNEKNTRKLGFDKVIMQAGGIGYGKAEQALKDTPREGDKIVILGGDNYRIGMGGAAVSSADTGAFSSAIELNAIQRSNPEMQKRASNAIRGMVENDVNPIVSIHDHGAGGHLNCLSELIEDTGGKIDLDKLPVGDPTLSAKEIIGNESQERMGLVIGQKDVDLLHRIAERERSPMYEVGDVTGDHKFTFESATTGEKPMDMNLEDMFGSSPKTVLTDTTVQRNYTNPEYSLEFFHDYLEQLLQLEAVACKDWLTNKVDRCVGGRVAKQQCAGPLQLPLNNCGVMALDFKGKEGIATSIGHSPISGLIDPAAGSLNSIAEALTNIVWAPLKDNLKSVSLSANWMWPCKNEGEDARLYKAVEAVSEFSIALGINVPTGKDSLSMKQKYKDGDVIAPGTVVISAAGNCNDITQVVEPVFQKNGGSVYYINLSKDSYKLGGSSFAQIRNTIGNEAPSIKDASYFKTVFNAIQDLIKEGKIVAGHDVASGGLITTLLEMCFADNDLAADLDLSSLGEEDTIKLLFSENSGIVFQAKNASVEEKLADLNIDFKKIGSVVSDTVLKIKNGGMEMGLNIASLRDTWFKTSYLLDNKQTAGNLAKDRYDNYKNQPLQYKFPENLDLSTVPANTAPRPKAAILREKGSNSEREMANAMYLAGFDVKDVHMTDLISGRETLEDIQFIGAVGGFSNSDVLGSAKGWAGAFKYNEKANAALKNFFARPDTLSIGICNGCQLFMELDLINPEHETHGRMTYNDSHKHESNFTSVKIQENNSVMLSSLAGSTLGVWISHGEGKFSLPHNEDQYDIVAKYGYEGYPANPNGSDFNTAMLCDTTGRHLVTMPHIERSIFPWNWAYYPEGTTDVVSPWLEAFVNARKWILENK
- a CDS encoding VPS10 domain-containing protein codes for the protein MRTLFPFLLVVLLVSCSEKRKAPSFTSVAVQTVYEDSVSIRAIELMGNSLGYAGNNGVFGSIDLATGKVMESVQEYRDSLPEFRSIAHTSSDFFMLSIANPALLYKTGDKGRMQLVYKEEDENVFYDAMSFWNDKEGIAIGDSMNGCLSILITRDGGNTWEKIPCSELPEGVEGEGAFAASNTNIKVLGDKAWVATTKSRIYFSADKGKTWQIQKTPISSEAPTQGIFSVDFYNEKLGMAIGGDFTRPEINKANKAITEDGGKTWQLIADGQNPQYKSCVQFVPGSEGNGLVAIGFTGISYSNDRGLTWKSLSDEPFYTLRFFDSNTAYAAGKHRIAKLVFK
- a CDS encoding RsmB/NOP family class I SAM-dependent RNA methyltransferase, whose translation is MKLHRNLVFAVIDALNLIFNEGEYADKVVQKVLKFDKRWGARDRGFIAETTYEMVRYKRLYTEIAEVKAPFSRPDLFRMWAVWAVLKGIKLPDWKQLEPTPERRIKGRFDELSKIRKYRESLPDWIDEICLKALGEKLWNEESAALNQQAEVILRTNTLKTKKETLRKALLDEGIVAEPIKGYADALRLPERANVFVTESFKKGYFEVQDASSQLVAAYLDVKPGQRVVDTCAGAGGKSLHLAALMENKGQLIAMDIYGSKLKELKRRARRNNAHNIETREIDSTKVYKKLYGSADRVLIDAPCTGLGVLRRNPDSKWKMQPEFLEKITKTQHEIIRNYSKIVKPGGKMVYATCSILPQENNDQVQSFLASEEGKDFSLVKEKKIYASKSGFDGFYMALLEKK